In the genome of Methanopyrus kandleri AV19, one region contains:
- a CDS encoding DUF2226 domain-containing protein, with amino-acid sequence MTFVTPRVSPTESDIEVGSWKEIEEIVSSLSSGLVRITTRDHEDIYDCFFIVEGGAVVGAYLGRIRAEELSAEEAVRAIRDVVDSVGFALLDVYELEPELLELIKRVNDECLLKEPFTPTEVEEAAPEVEEPERDELLEKLGVDLDAIYESVEAVLEDYFEEEDPFEEFKRMLRALGTQDARVYLRVKVPEGVDERMLEEVRRDLEHALSEFSIDGVEITPSLKEKETVTLRIRDIMKRIRGG; translated from the coding sequence TTGACGTTCGTCACACCACGGGTCTCCCCGACGGAGTCGGACATCGAGGTCGGGTCGTGGAAGGAGATCGAGGAGATCGTATCCTCCCTGAGCTCCGGACTAGTTCGTATCACCACCCGCGATCACGAGGACATCTACGACTGTTTCTTCATCGTCGAAGGAGGCGCCGTGGTAGGGGCCTACCTGGGACGTATCCGCGCCGAGGAGCTCTCGGCCGAAGAGGCCGTTCGGGCCATCCGCGACGTGGTGGATTCCGTCGGCTTCGCGCTCCTCGACGTGTACGAGCTCGAGCCGGAGCTCCTGGAGCTAATCAAACGCGTGAACGACGAGTGCCTGCTCAAAGAACCCTTCACACCTACCGAGGTCGAGGAAGCCGCACCCGAGGTTGAGGAGCCCGAGCGGGATGAGCTCCTGGAGAAGTTGGGTGTCGATCTCGACGCGATCTACGAATCCGTGGAGGCCGTGCTCGAGGACTACTTCGAGGAGGAGGATCCCTTCGAGGAGTTCAAGCGCATGCTCCGGGCCCTCGGGACCCAGGACGCCCGCGTGTACCTGCGCGTGAAGGTACCCGAAGGTGTCGATGAGAGGATGCTCGAGGAAGTCCGACGCGACCTCGAACACGCCCTGTCCGAGTTCTCGATCGACGGCGTCGAGATCACCCCATCACTTAAGGAGAAGGAGACGGTCACCCTCCGCATCCGCGACATCATGAAACGCATCCGGGGCGGATAG
- the mch gene encoding methenyltetrahydromethanopterin cyclohydrolase produces the protein MVSVNENALPLVERMIERAELLNVEVQELENGTTVIDCGVEAAGGFEAGLLFSEVCMGGLATVELTEFEHDGLCLPAVQVTTDHPAVSTLAAQKAGWQVQVGDYFAMGSGPARALALKPKETYEEIDYEDDADVAILCLESSELPDEDVAEHVADECGVDPENLYLLVAPTASIVGSVQVSARVVETGLYKLLEVLEYDVTRVKYATGTAPIAPVADDDGEAMGRTNDCILYGGTVYLYVEGDDELPEVVEELPSEASEDYGKPFMKIFEEADYDFYKIDPGVFAPARVVVNDLSTGKTYTAGEINVDVLKESFGL, from the coding sequence TTGGTGAGCGTGAACGAGAACGCCCTGCCCCTGGTGGAGCGGATGATCGAGCGCGCCGAGCTCCTGAACGTCGAGGTCCAGGAGCTCGAGAACGGAACCACCGTGATCGACTGCGGTGTCGAGGCCGCCGGAGGGTTCGAGGCCGGTCTCCTCTTCTCCGAAGTGTGCATGGGCGGCCTGGCCACCGTCGAGCTGACGGAGTTCGAGCACGATGGTCTGTGCCTGCCCGCCGTGCAGGTGACCACGGACCACCCGGCGGTGTCCACGCTCGCCGCCCAGAAGGCAGGGTGGCAGGTCCAGGTAGGCGACTACTTCGCCATGGGCTCCGGACCCGCCCGAGCCCTGGCGCTCAAGCCGAAGGAGACCTACGAGGAGATCGACTACGAGGACGACGCCGACGTCGCCATCCTGTGCCTGGAGTCCTCCGAGCTGCCGGATGAGGACGTCGCCGAGCACGTGGCGGACGAGTGTGGAGTGGACCCCGAGAACCTCTACCTCCTCGTGGCTCCGACCGCGTCGATCGTGGGTTCCGTCCAGGTGTCCGCCCGCGTGGTCGAGACGGGACTGTACAAGCTCCTCGAGGTCCTCGAGTACGACGTGACCCGCGTGAAGTACGCGACCGGAACGGCGCCCATCGCGCCCGTCGCCGATGACGACGGTGAGGCCATGGGACGTACTAACGACTGCATCCTCTACGGTGGAACCGTGTACCTGTACGTCGAGGGTGACGACGAGCTACCGGAGGTCGTCGAGGAGCTCCCCTCCGAGGCCAGCGAGGACTACGGGAAGCCCTTCATGAAGATCTTCGAGGAGGCGGACTACGACTTCTACAAGATCGACCCCGGCGTGTTCGCACCCGCGCGGGTGGTCGTCAACGACCTGTCAACCGGCAAGACGTACACGGCGGGCGAGATCAACGTGGACGTGCTGAAGGAGTCGTTCGGCCTCTAA